A genomic segment from Clostridium pasteurianum BC1 encodes:
- a CDS encoding sulfide/dihydroorotate dehydrogenase-like FAD/NAD-binding protein yields the protein MFKILDTNKDVNDIYTMKIIAPRVAKSIKPGQFVILRIDEKGERNPFPIADYDVKEETVTIVFRKNGELSTEQLAGLKAGDSILDLVGPIGQASLLFSENINDLKNKNILFVTDDLSAARVYPAMSWLYKNNVESDALIAFDTYKDIVFKERIEAVANKVYVLTKDGSEGIKGTVSNSLEGILQGEKKYDIVVAIGLTELMREVSVITKEYNIKTIVSLTTLMLDGIGMCGGCRLTIGGNVKFACQDGPEFDGHLVDFEEVKRRENLYSSYEAKLKYRQKHGNCNHSENEVTIGLEEENHE from the coding sequence ATGTTTAAAATATTAGATACCAATAAAGATGTCAATGATATTTATACTATGAAGATAATAGCACCAAGAGTTGCTAAGTCCATAAAACCAGGTCAATTTGTAATACTTAGAATAGACGAAAAAGGAGAAAGAAATCCTTTTCCAATTGCTGATTATGATGTAAAGGAAGAAACTGTAACTATTGTTTTTAGAAAAAATGGAGAGCTATCAACGGAACAACTTGCAGGCTTGAAGGCAGGAGACAGCATATTAGATTTAGTAGGACCTATAGGACAGGCATCTCTTTTATTTAGTGAAAACATAAATGACCTTAAAAATAAGAATATACTTTTTGTAACAGATGATCTATCTGCTGCAAGGGTATATCCAGCAATGTCTTGGTTATATAAAAATAATGTAGAAAGTGATGCTTTAATTGCTTTTGATACTTATAAAGATATAGTATTTAAAGAGAGAATAGAAGCTGTAGCTAACAAAGTATATGTGCTTACAAAAGATGGAAGTGAAGGCATTAAGGGTACTGTTTCCAATTCACTAGAAGGTATCCTACAGGGCGAAAAGAAATATGACATAGTTGTTGCAATAGGGCTAACAGAATTAATGAGAGAGGTTTCAGTAATTACTAAAGAGTATAATATAAAAACTATAGTTAGTTTGACTACATTAATGCTGGATGGAATTGGAATGTGTGGAGGCTGTAGACTTACTATTGGTGGAAATGTAAAATTTGCATGCCAGGATGGACCAGAATTCGATGGACATCTTGTAGACTTTGAAGAAGTTAAAAGAAGAGAAAATTTGTATAGCAGCTACGAAGCTAAATTAAAATATAGACAGAAGCATGGAAACTGTAATCATAGTGAAAATGAAGTTACTATAGGATTAGAGGAGGAAAATCATGAGTAA
- the gltA gene encoding NADPH-dependent glutamate synthase, which translates to MSKLQRTPAHEQDVNARIKNFNEVCLGYNEEDAVNEANRCLQCKNPRCVGKCPVNNKIPAFIKSIRERDFKEAARIISETSALPAVCGRVCPQEIQCEGGCVLGIKGEPISIGNLERFVADWCRENSIEFGEKAESNGKKVAVIGSGPAGITCAGDLAKLGYDVTIFEALHEAGGVLAWGIPEFVLPKETVVKHEIDNLKRLGVKIETNVIVGRTVTIDELLNEEGFQAVFIGTGAAVPNFMSIPGENFNGVVAANEFLTKNNLMKDYREDYRTPVVIGKRVAVIGGGNVAIDAVRAALRLGAESHLIYRRSEEELPSRVEEVKFAKKEGIKFHLLTNPIEILGDSDGWVSGIKCVKMELGEADASGRRRPIPVENSEFILDVDMVIMAIGSGADPLIINTTEGLEANRKNLIAVDEETGRTSRAKVYAGGDVVTGPATVILAMGAGKKAAKAIHEDLSK; encoded by the coding sequence ATGAGTAAATTACAAAGAACACCTGCCCATGAACAGGATGTAAATGCTAGAATAAAAAATTTTAATGAAGTTTGTTTAGGATATAATGAAGAAGATGCCGTAAATGAGGCTAACAGATGTCTTCAATGTAAGAACCCAAGATGTGTGGGTAAATGCCCTGTTAATAATAAAATACCTGCTTTTATAAAATCTATAAGAGAAAGAGATTTTAAAGAAGCAGCTAGAATAATTTCTGAGACTAGTGCTTTGCCAGCAGTGTGCGGAAGAGTTTGTCCGCAAGAAATTCAATGCGAAGGCGGATGCGTGCTTGGTATTAAAGGAGAGCCAATATCTATAGGAAACCTTGAAAGATTTGTAGCAGATTGGTGCAGGGAAAATAGTATAGAATTCGGTGAAAAAGCTGAGAGCAATGGTAAAAAGGTAGCGGTTATAGGAAGTGGTCCTGCTGGAATTACCTGTGCAGGAGATCTGGCCAAGCTTGGATATGATGTTACAATCTTTGAAGCCCTTCATGAAGCTGGTGGTGTTTTGGCATGGGGTATACCAGAATTTGTGCTTCCAAAGGAAACTGTAGTTAAACATGAAATAGACAATTTAAAAAGACTTGGCGTTAAAATAGAGACAAATGTCATTGTAGGGAGAACTGTAACTATAGATGAGCTTTTAAATGAAGAGGGTTTTCAGGCTGTATTTATCGGAACAGGAGCAGCTGTGCCTAATTTCATGAGTATACCTGGTGAAAACTTTAATGGTGTGGTGGCTGCCAATGAGTTTTTAACTAAAAATAATCTTATGAAGGATTACAGAGAAGACTATAGAACACCTGTAGTAATAGGAAAAAGAGTAGCAGTAATAGGTGGAGGAAATGTAGCTATAGATGCTGTGAGAGCAGCTTTAAGGCTTGGAGCAGAATCACATCTTATATATAGAAGATCAGAGGAAGAACTTCCTTCAAGAGTTGAAGAAGTAAAGTTTGCGAAAAAAGAGGGAATAAAATTTCATCTTTTGACAAATCCAATTGAAATATTAGGAGATTCAGATGGATGGGTAAGTGGTATAAAGTGCGTTAAGATGGAACTTGGGGAAGCAGATGCTTCAGGAAGAAGAAGACCAATACCAGTGGAAAACTCAGAGTTCATTTTGGATGTGGATATGGTAATTATGGCTATTGGCTCAGGTGCTGATCCACTAATTATTAATACTACAGAGGGTCTTGAAGCAAATAGAAAAAATCTTATAGCAGTAGATGAAGAAACTGGACGTACTTCAAGAGCTAAAGTTTATGCTGGTGGAGATGTAGTAACAGGCCCAGCTACTGTAATACTGGCTATGGGTGCAGGTAAGAAGGCAGCAAAGGCTATTCATGAGGACTTAAGCAAATAA
- a CDS encoding C-GCAxxG-C-C family (seleno)protein encodes MFIDFVKKYYDKEYNLNCAETIIYAANERYELNLDKKALKSMAAFGGGMGIGDVCGAITGSLAVLGIIFVEDRAHESGKIKEISAEFFNRFQAIFKEKNCIELKEKFANNEERCSKMVYAAGKVLEELIEEYR; translated from the coding sequence TTGTTTATTGATTTTGTTAAAAAATACTATGATAAAGAATATAATTTAAATTGTGCGGAAACAATAATTTATGCAGCAAATGAAAGGTATGAGCTTAATTTAGATAAGAAGGCATTAAAATCAATGGCAGCCTTTGGAGGGGGAATGGGCATTGGTGATGTATGTGGTGCTATAACAGGCTCTCTAGCTGTACTTGGAATTATTTTTGTTGAAGATAGAGCTCATGAAAGTGGTAAAATAAAAGAGATATCTGCAGAATTCTTCAATAGATTTCAGGCTATTTTTAAAGAAAAAAACTGTATTGAGCTTAAAGAAAAGTTTGCAAATAATGAAGAACGCTGTAGTAAAATGGTGTATGCTGCTGGAAAAGTTCTTGAAGAATTGATAGAGGAATATAGATAA
- a CDS encoding DNA-3-methyladenine glycosylase family protein, whose translation MDFKDIESNEKCVIVKGIENFELDHVFECGQCFRWNKTKEGTFIGVAFGKVIEVEKKDRDLLIYNTTEKEFNDIWVDYFDLNRDYDEIKTELSKDQLLKKSVDFGSGIRILRQDPFELLLSFIISANNRIPMIKRAIKAISKKWGKEIKYKGETYYTFPRVEDLQHKVIEDFEECGTGFRAKYIKDTCEKVYENNDILQYIYSCDDDKCHIELQKFMGVGPKVADCIMLFSMQKYSAFPVDVWVKRAMMHFYVAPDVSLKRIRDFGRNKFGNLSGFAQQYLFYYARENNILE comes from the coding sequence ATGGATTTTAAAGATATTGAAAGTAATGAAAAGTGTGTAATAGTTAAAGGTATAGAAAATTTTGAATTAGATCACGTATTTGAGTGTGGACAGTGTTTCAGGTGGAATAAAACAAAAGAAGGTACTTTTATTGGAGTTGCCTTTGGTAAAGTGATTGAAGTTGAGAAGAAAGATAGGGATTTATTAATATACAATACTACAGAAAAAGAATTCAATGATATATGGGTGGACTATTTTGATTTGAATAGAGACTATGACGAAATAAAAACAGAACTTAGTAAAGATCAACTTCTTAAAAAGTCAGTAGATTTTGGAAGTGGTATAAGGATTTTAAGACAGGATCCCTTTGAGTTATTACTATCCTTTATTATTTCTGCAAATAACAGAATACCCATGATAAAGAGAGCAATAAAGGCTATAAGTAAAAAATGGGGTAAAGAAATAAAATATAAAGGTGAAACTTATTATACCTTTCCTAGAGTAGAAGATTTACAGCATAAGGTTATAGAAGATTTTGAAGAATGTGGAACGGGTTTTAGGGCAAAGTATATAAAGGATACTTGCGAAAAAGTATATGAAAATAATGATATTTTACAGTACATCTATAGTTGTGATGATGACAAATGCCACATAGAATTGCAAAAATTTATGGGGGTAGGACCTAAAGTAGCAGATTGCATAATGTTATTTTCCATGCAGAAGTATTCTGCGTTTCCGGTAGATGTATGGGTAAAAAGGGCAATGATGCATTTTTATGTTGCACCAGATGTCTCATTGAAAAGAATAAGGGATTTTGGAAGAAATAAATTTGGAAATTTATCAGGTTTTGCTCAGCAATATTTGTTCTATTACGCAAGAGAAAATAATATACTAGAGTAG
- a CDS encoding TIGR01906 family membrane protein, with translation MLKRKFLILQLIMSIFIFLATIMFFTKIISNFKPLYYYDVVNLNVEQDSGLDIATIKTNYSYVINFLNESSPSDFTLPTLTSSTDAKIHFFEVHKIFAFMNYFLYFSLLFIIISIIITIKNKTYLYLKISGISLMALPLILIPILLTNFTEYFDDFHKILFRNNFWLFDPKTDPIILILPESFFLHCLIIIVSLSVIFGLILYILYRIIHKKIKYSYSPKYR, from the coding sequence ATGCTTAAGAGAAAGTTTTTAATACTTCAATTAATTATGTCAATATTTATATTTTTAGCTACTATTATGTTTTTTACTAAAATTATTTCAAATTTTAAACCACTTTATTATTACGATGTGGTAAATTTAAATGTAGAACAAGATTCTGGCCTGGATATTGCCACTATAAAGACTAATTATAGTTATGTAATTAATTTCTTGAATGAATCTTCCCCTTCAGATTTCACCCTTCCAACGCTAACTTCATCTACTGATGCTAAAATACATTTTTTTGAAGTACATAAAATTTTTGCATTTATGAATTATTTTTTGTATTTTTCCCTATTATTTATCATCATCTCAATTATTATTACCATAAAAAACAAAACATATTTATATTTAAAAATATCAGGGATAAGTCTAATGGCTTTACCTTTAATTTTAATACCAATTCTCCTAACAAATTTCACAGAGTACTTTGATGATTTTCATAAAATATTATTTAGAAATAATTTTTGGTTATTTGATCCCAAAACCGATCCTATAATCCTAATTCTTCCAGAATCATTCTTTTTACACTGTTTAATTATAATAGTATCATTGTCCGTAATATTTGGATTAATATTATACATACTCTATAGAATTATACATAAAAAGATAAAGTATTCCTATAGTCCTAAATATAGATAA
- a CDS encoding co-chaperone GroES, protein MKIRPLGDRVVIKRLEAEATTKSGIVLPGSAKEKPEIAQVVAVGPGGYVDGKEIKMELQVNDKVFFSKYSGNEVKLDGEEYLIVKQDDILGIVED, encoded by the coding sequence ATGAAAATTAGACCACTTGGAGACAGAGTCGTTATTAAAAGATTGGAAGCAGAAGCAACAACAAAGAGCGGAATTGTTTTGCCGGGATCTGCTAAGGAAAAACCAGAAATAGCACAGGTTGTTGCAGTAGGACCTGGTGGATATGTAGATGGTAAAGAAATTAAAATGGAATTACAAGTTAATGATAAGGTATTTTTCTCAAAATATAGTGGAAATGAAGTTAAACTTGATGGAGAAGAATACTTAATTGTAAAACAAGATGATATACTTGGAATTGTTGAAGATTAA
- the groL gene encoding chaperonin GroEL (60 kDa chaperone family; promotes refolding of misfolded polypeptides especially under stressful conditions; forms two stacked rings of heptamers to form a barrel-shaped 14mer; ends can be capped by GroES; misfolded proteins enter the barrel where they are refolded when GroES binds) encodes MAKSILLGEEGRRSMQAGVDKLANTVKVTLGPKGRNVVLDKKFGAPLITNDGVSIAREIELEDPYENMGAQLVKEVATKTNDVAGDGTTTATLLAQAIIREGLKNVTAGANPMLIRTGINKAVEEAIKNLKELSKPINGKEDIARVAAISASDENIGKLIADAMEKVGNEGVITVEESKSMGTELDIVEGMQFDRGYLSAYMVTDTEKMEASLEDPYLLITDKKISNIQEILPLLEQIVQQGKKLLIIAEDIEGEALTTLVVNKLRGTFTCVGVKAPGFGDRRKDMLKDIAILTGGEVVSDELGKDIKDVTLEELGRAESVKISKENTTIVNGKGSKEEIKDRIAQIKTQIEASTSDFDTEKLKERLAKLAGGVAVVKVGAATETELKERKLRIEDALAATKAAVEEGIVPGGGTAYLNILPEIKALTDEEPDIQVGINIIIKSLEEPVRQIAANAGLEGSVIIEKVINSEKGIGFDALREKYVDMIKAGIVDPTKVTRSALQNAASVASTFLTTEGVVADIPEKNPAPMPGGAPGMGMDGMY; translated from the coding sequence ATGGCTAAAAGTATTTTATTAGGTGAAGAAGGCAGAAGATCTATGCAAGCAGGTGTAGACAAACTTGCTAACACAGTTAAGGTAACACTTGGACCAAAGGGTAGAAACGTAGTTTTAGATAAGAAATTTGGTGCACCACTTATAACAAATGATGGTGTTAGTATTGCAAGGGAAATAGAATTAGAAGATCCATATGAAAATATGGGAGCTCAGCTTGTAAAGGAAGTTGCTACAAAGACTAACGATGTAGCAGGAGATGGTACTACAACAGCTACTTTATTAGCACAGGCAATTATAAGAGAAGGCTTAAAAAATGTTACTGCTGGTGCTAATCCAATGCTTATAAGAACTGGTATAAACAAAGCAGTTGAGGAAGCTATCAAAAATCTAAAAGAACTTTCAAAACCTATAAATGGAAAAGAAGATATAGCTAGAGTTGCAGCAATTTCAGCTAGTGATGAGAACATAGGAAAGCTTATAGCAGATGCTATGGAAAAAGTAGGTAATGAAGGAGTTATCACTGTAGAAGAATCAAAATCTATGGGTACAGAGTTAGATATAGTTGAAGGTATGCAATTTGATAGAGGATATTTAAGTGCATATATGGTAACTGATACAGAAAAAATGGAAGCATCTCTTGAAGATCCATATTTACTTATAACAGATAAAAAGATATCAAACATACAGGAAATACTTCCATTATTAGAGCAAATAGTTCAGCAGGGAAAGAAACTCTTAATTATAGCTGAGGACATTGAAGGAGAAGCTCTTACAACACTTGTTGTAAATAAATTAAGAGGTACATTTACATGTGTGGGTGTTAAGGCTCCTGGCTTTGGTGATAGAAGAAAAGATATGCTTAAGGATATAGCTATTTTAACTGGTGGAGAAGTTGTATCAGATGAACTTGGAAAAGATATTAAGGATGTGACTTTAGAAGAACTTGGAAGAGCTGAAAGTGTTAAAATTTCAAAAGAAAATACTACAATTGTTAATGGTAAAGGCAGCAAAGAAGAAATCAAAGATAGAATTGCTCAAATAAAAACTCAAATTGAGGCTTCAACTTCAGATTTTGATACAGAAAAATTAAAAGAAAGACTTGCAAAGCTTGCAGGTGGAGTTGCTGTAGTAAAAGTAGGAGCAGCTACTGAAACTGAACTTAAAGAGAGAAAATTGAGAATAGAAGATGCTCTTGCAGCAACAAAAGCAGCTGTAGAAGAGGGAATAGTACCAGGCGGTGGTACTGCTTACCTAAATATATTGCCAGAGATTAAAGCGCTTACTGATGAAGAACCAGATATTCAAGTTGGAATTAATATAATAATAAAATCTCTTGAAGAGCCTGTAAGACAAATAGCAGCAAATGCAGGACTTGAAGGTTCTGTTATAATAGAAAAGGTTATAAACAGTGAAAAGGGAATTGGTTTTGATGCTCTTCGCGAAAAATATGTAGACATGATAAAGGCAGGTATTGTAGATCCAACTAAGGTTACAAGATCTGCACTTCAAAATGCAGCATCTGTAGCTTCAACTTTCTTAACAACTGAAGGTGTAGTTGCAGATATCCCTGAAAAGAATCCAGCTCCAATGCCAGGAGGAGCTCCTGGAATGGGAATGGACGGAATGTATTAA
- the guaB gene encoding IMP dehydrogenase translates to MATILKQAYTFDDVLLVPNKSEILPRETELSTNLTKTIKLNIPLMSASMDTVTESKMAIAMAREGGIGIIHKNMTIEEQALEVDRVKRQENGVITNPFSLAPENTIEDALALMSRYRISGVPITVEGKLVGIITNRDIVFENDYKKAISEVMTSEELITAVENTTLEEAKEILKKHKIEKLPLVDENNYLKGLITIKDIEKVKAFPNAAKDRQGRLLCGAGVGVTEDMMDRVDALVNVHVDVIVVDTAHGHSKGVVEAVKWIKSKYPDIQIIAGNIATGEAVKDLIEAGVDCVKVGIGPGSICTTRVVSGIGVPQFTAVMDCVEVANKYGIPVIADGGLKYSGDIVKALAAGASVAMMGSMFAGCEEAPGEIEIYQGRSYKVYRGMGSLAAMANGSKDRYFQEGNKKLVPEGVEGRVPFKGSVVDTIYQLVGGIRSGMGYLGAKDLHTMYDTANFVIQTSAGLRESHPHDISITKEAPNYSVNQ, encoded by the coding sequence ATGGCTACAATTCTAAAACAGGCCTATACCTTCGATGATGTGTTATTAGTACCTAATAAATCTGAAATTTTACCAAGAGAAACTGAGCTTAGTACAAATCTTACTAAAACTATAAAGCTAAATATACCTCTTATGAGTGCAAGCATGGATACTGTAACTGAGTCTAAGATGGCTATTGCCATGGCAAGAGAAGGTGGCATAGGTATAATTCATAAAAATATGACAATTGAAGAACAGGCACTTGAAGTGGATAGAGTAAAAAGACAGGAAAATGGAGTTATAACTAATCCTTTTTCTTTAGCTCCTGAAAATACAATTGAGGATGCTTTAGCATTAATGTCTAGATATAGAATTTCTGGAGTTCCTATAACTGTTGAGGGAAAGCTAGTAGGAATAATTACAAATAGGGATATAGTATTTGAAAATGATTATAAAAAAGCTATTTCAGAAGTTATGACTTCAGAGGAGCTTATAACTGCTGTTGAAAATACTACACTAGAAGAGGCTAAAGAGATATTAAAAAAGCATAAGATTGAGAAGCTTCCTTTAGTTGATGAAAATAATTATTTAAAGGGACTTATTACTATAAAAGATATAGAAAAGGTAAAGGCATTCCCAAATGCTGCAAAGGATAGACAAGGAAGGCTTTTATGTGGTGCAGGTGTTGGCGTTACTGAGGACATGATGGATAGAGTGGACGCGCTTGTAAATGTACATGTAGATGTTATAGTGGTAGATACTGCACACGGACACTCAAAGGGTGTGGTAGAAGCTGTTAAGTGGATAAAGTCTAAGTATCCAGATATTCAGATTATTGCAGGAAATATAGCTACAGGAGAAGCTGTAAAGGATCTTATAGAGGCTGGTGTAGATTGTGTAAAAGTAGGTATAGGACCAGGATCTATATGTACAACTAGAGTAGTTTCAGGAATTGGAGTACCACAATTTACTGCTGTAATGGATTGTGTTGAGGTTGCCAATAAGTATGGGATACCTGTAATTGCCGATGGTGGATTAAAGTATTCTGGAGATATAGTTAAGGCACTTGCTGCTGGAGCTAGTGTAGCTATGATGGGCTCAATGTTTGCAGGCTGCGAAGAAGCACCTGGAGAAATAGAAATATATCAAGGTAGAAGCTATAAGGTATACAGAGGTATGGGTTCCTTAGCAGCTATGGCAAATGGAAGTAAGGATAGATATTTTCAGGAAGGGAATAAAAAGCTTGTACCTGAAGGTGTAGAGGGAAGAGTTCCATTTAAAGGATCTGTTGTGGATACTATTTATCAGCTTGTGGGAGGAATACGTTCTGGAATGGGATATTTAGGAGCTAAAGACCTGCATACTATGTATGATACTGCAAATTTTGTAATTCAGACTTCAGCTGGATTAAGAGAAAGTCATCCTCATGATATATCTATAACAAAAGAAGCACCTAATTATAGTGTAAATCAATAA
- the guaA gene encoding glutamine-hydrolyzing GMP synthase, producing the protein MKRELVLVIDFGGQYNQLIARRVREHNVYCEIVPYTYSIDKIKEKDPKGIILTGGPNSVYGDNTPKFDKELFELGIPVLGICYGHQLITHTLGGKVESAEIREYGKTELNLSKECKIFDKIEENNIAWMSHTDYVSEPPAGFTITATTKQCPVAAMVNEEKNIYGVQFHPEVEHTVFGKEMFTNFLFKLCDLKGDWSMSSFAEGKIKEIKEVVKDKKVICALSGGVDSSVAAVLVHKAIGKQLTCIFVDHGLLRKDEGDQVEDIFRKQFDMNLIRVNAKDRFLTKLSGVSDPEKKRKIIGEEFIRVFEEEAKKLGEIAYLVQGTIYPDVVESGTATSATIKSHHNVGGLPEDMEFKLIEPLRELFKDEVRAVGEELGIPHKLVWRQPFPGPGLGIRVLGEITEEKLEIVREADAIFRDEIAKAKLDETIWQYFACLPNIRSVGVMGDERTYCHTIALRAVTSSDAMTSDWARIPYEVLDEVSRRIVNEVKGVNRIVYDVTSKPPATIEWE; encoded by the coding sequence ATGAAAAGAGAATTAGTTTTAGTTATAGATTTCGGTGGACAATACAATCAGCTTATTGCAAGAAGAGTAAGAGAACACAATGTATATTGTGAAATAGTTCCATACACATATTCTATTGACAAAATAAAAGAGAAGGATCCAAAGGGAATAATTCTTACTGGTGGTCCAAATAGCGTTTATGGAGATAATACGCCAAAGTTTGATAAGGAATTATTTGAACTTGGAATTCCAGTATTAGGTATATGCTATGGTCATCAGCTCATAACTCATACTCTAGGTGGTAAAGTAGAAAGTGCAGAAATCAGAGAATATGGAAAAACTGAACTTAATCTTTCTAAGGAATGCAAAATTTTTGATAAAATAGAAGAAAATAATATAGCTTGGATGAGCCACACAGATTATGTATCAGAACCACCAGCTGGTTTTACCATAACAGCGACTACTAAACAGTGCCCTGTAGCGGCAATGGTAAATGAAGAAAAGAATATATATGGGGTACAGTTTCATCCTGAGGTAGAGCATACAGTGTTCGGAAAAGAAATGTTTACTAATTTTTTATTTAAGCTATGTGACTTAAAGGGTGACTGGTCCATGTCTTCTTTTGCAGAAGGAAAAATTAAGGAAATTAAGGAAGTTGTTAAAGATAAAAAAGTTATTTGTGCGCTTTCTGGTGGAGTTGATTCTTCAGTAGCAGCAGTACTTGTGCATAAAGCTATAGGCAAACAGCTTACCTGTATTTTTGTAGATCATGGTCTTCTTAGGAAAGATGAAGGAGATCAGGTTGAGGATATATTCAGAAAACAATTTGATATGAACCTTATAAGAGTGAATGCAAAGGATAGATTTTTAACTAAGCTTTCAGGGGTTAGTGATCCTGAGAAGAAGAGAAAAATCATAGGTGAAGAATTTATAAGAGTATTTGAAGAAGAAGCTAAAAAGTTAGGGGAAATAGCATATCTTGTTCAGGGAACAATCTATCCAGATGTAGTTGAAAGTGGTACTGCTACTTCAGCAACAATAAAAAGCCATCATAACGTAGGTGGACTTCCAGAAGATATGGAATTTAAGCTGATAGAGCCACTTAGAGAACTCTTCAAAGATGAAGTTAGAGCTGTAGGAGAAGAACTTGGAATACCTCATAAATTGGTTTGGAGGCAGCCATTCCCAGGACCAGGTCTTGGTATAAGAGTGCTTGGAGAAATAACAGAAGAAAAGCTTGAAATAGTTAGAGAAGCAGATGCCATTTTCAGAGATGAAATAGCAAAAGCAAAGCTTGATGAAACTATATGGCAGTACTTTGCATGTCTTCCAAACATAAGATCTGTAGGTGTTATGGGTGACGAGAGAACCTATTGCCACACAATAGCTCTAAGAGCTGTAACAAGTTCCGATGCAATGACTTCTGACTGGGCAAGAATTCCCTATGAAGTTTTAGATGAAGTGTCCAGAAGGATAGTAAACGAAGTTAAAGGTGTAAACAGAATTGTTTATGATGTAACAAGTAAGCCACCTGCTACAATTGAGTGGGAATAA
- a CDS encoding TM2 domain-containing protein: protein MDSNKVDMFIASTGTKYLPNEKLMTVRSRIETLDDSKLMILQSLDYKDPTVVLILSIFFGHFGVDRFILGQVGLGIIKLLTFGGLGIWTIIDWFTAMKRTKEKNYNTLLEVIM, encoded by the coding sequence ATGGATTCTAACAAAGTGGATATGTTCATAGCTAGTACAGGTACTAAGTATTTACCTAATGAAAAATTAATGACAGTGAGAAGTAGAATTGAGACATTAGACGATAGTAAACTAATGATACTACAATCTTTAGATTATAAAGATCCAACAGTAGTTCTCATATTGTCTATATTCTTTGGTCATTTTGGAGTGGATAGATTTATTTTAGGACAAGTCGGATTAGGAATAATTAAATTACTAACTTTTGGAGGCTTAGGTATATGGACTATAATTGATTGGTTTACTGCAATGAAAAGAACTAAAGAAAAAAATTACAACACACTTTTAGAAGTTATAATGTAA
- a CDS encoding DUF1737 domain-containing protein — protein MENKLRYRLITGKDDASFCQRISKLLDEGYKLHGSPSCTFNGQDVIVAQAVILNDCKEK, from the coding sequence ATGGAGAATAAACTTAGATATCGTTTAATTACTGGAAAGGATGATGCAAGTTTTTGTCAGAGAATTTCTAAATTACTTGATGAAGGCTATAAATTGCATGGATCTCCTTCATGTACATTTAATGGACAAGACGTAATTGTAGCACAAGCTGTAATTCTAAATGATTGTAAAGAGAAATAA
- a CDS encoding nicotinamide mononucleotide transporter, with protein MSQLMLNTRLLSIEKLLAIVFALTGLVFMFLRDKEENVSNATNSKEFLFCIFKAVVYLLLAQYIYRYYIKKSDIPIIDFFTFTLGIFEGLHNLLNSLGNWVVVIVKSFRGMFFSRN; from the coding sequence ATGTCGCAACTTATGTTAAATACTAGATTACTTTCTATTGAAAAGTTACTGGCAATAGTATTTGCCCTCACGGGATTGGTATTTATGTTTTTAAGGGATAAGGAGGAGAATGTCTCAAATGCAACTAATAGTAAAGAATTTTTATTTTGTATATTTAAAGCTGTTGTGTATTTGCTATTAGCCCAGTACATATATAGGTATTATATTAAAAAAAGTGATATACCTATAATTGATTTCTTTACATTTACCTTAGGAATTTTTGAGGGACTGCATAATTTATTGAATTCACTAGGCAACTGGGTTGTAGTTATAGTAAAGAGTTTTAGAGGCATGTTCTTTAGTAGAAATTAA
- a CDS encoding STAS-like domain-containing protein: MEKVLNVKNIIGGQFTCEDAILLKSNLANDNDTVVLDFAGINEVPTTFFYNLFSDFLYTADRDKSFQRIKVKNLSDIYNYNKVVHGTAIM; the protein is encoded by the coding sequence ATGGAAAAAGTTTTAAATGTTAAAAATATTATAGGTGGACAATTTACTTGCGAAGATGCTATCTTATTAAAAAGTAACCTTGCTAATGATAATGATACTGTAGTTCTTGATTTTGCTGGTATTAATGAGGTGCCCACAACTTTTTTCTATAATCTATTTTCTGATTTCTTGTACACTGCAGATAGAGATAAATCCTTTCAACGTATTAAAGTTAAAAATTTATCAGATATATACAATTATAATAAAGTTGTTCACGGAACAGCTATTATGTAA